Within the Miscanthus floridulus cultivar M001 chromosome 2, ASM1932011v1, whole genome shotgun sequence genome, the region atgagctaaggttaagagaagataaaaaaacctctattcttttgttcagctcctcctaaattttttctggcttcgtccctGCCCTCCCCTATATATTCCTCACATCATTATATATTCCTTATTATGGTCATCTTTTCTTAGATCAACTCTGGGTGGTTCATGGGCATCAATGAGTATATTAGAGATCAAGCTGCATTAGCCAAAGAGCAGAGGGTGGCCCGGTTCTCCAACCTCTAGGCACGACATGATTGCTTGAGCTTGGGTCGAGTCCAAATGCAAATGGGGCAATCAGTTCGAGTAGTTGCACCATATAATCCGGCGAAGTATCTTTGACAACGGCGGATCTTCCGATGCAACATAGAGAAGTGGCAGACTTCTTTCCAATGAGTATGCTAGAGTGCTTCAAGGCTAAGACAAATTAAAGCATGTGTTTCTACGTACACTCCATAGTTAttaaggcggtaaggcgaggtGCGGCGCCCGACCCCCTTCCAGACGCCTAGGTGCGTTTACGGCGCGAGGCGAGGCGACGCCATACAAACATCTTATTATATAAAACCACTAGAAATCAGAAGCAAATCATAACATATAATACCATAATAAATAGTGCTGCTAGAGTAACAGGGCACAACATAAAGTAGCAAAATAGCAAATCTGAAATCTCTCATCTCTCAATAGGAGCAAATTAGACTCAAGTGACATAACATAACTTAATTACTAGTACTGCTAGTGCAAAATAAATATAAGTAGCATAAGTGCTGATCTGAAATCTCTAGTCAACAACTCAACATCATCTAGGCATGTCCACTCAAGCAGTCTCTCATCTCCATTCTAATTGTAGTGGTAGCTTTGATGCACCTTCTTGTGTCCCCAAAGCCACCTGCCAGATGTTTCTTCACCCTTTTTATCCCTCCATAAAATGAGGTACCACATAGGGTTCATGCTACCACATCTTTATTTGTTTTGAAGCTTTGGTAGGCATACTTCCATCCTGGATCCTCAAGATTTCCCTTCCGAGCTGGATCAGTCTTCGGATCATAATCACTGGTGATGCAAGATGAACTTGCCATTGTGCTATCTGCTACAAAACAGAGCAAGCAACGAGAAGCAGAGCAGAGGCTCAGAGTAGAACAGAGCAGAGGCGCATCTAAGCACAAGAATCAGAGGAGAGTAGAATAGAGAGGAGAGTAGAACAGAGCAGAGGTGCAGGAGAGTAGAAAGGGACATCGAAACAGGAAGAAGACGGGGAGTCACCAATCAGGGACGGCTCCTCATACCTGTGTGACGTGAGCTTGCAGACCATCGGACGGGGAGGCACGTGTCGTTGAAGACGAGGTAGGATTCGCACATCGATGGAGTAGAAGGGGAGGGAGCAGCTGGAAGGAGGAGATGCTCTGCCGGCGGGGACTCCAGGTTCGCGCGGCCTCTCTTTTCCCTCCCGCATCCTCTTTCCTTCTCCCTGCGCAGACGGATATACTCCGCTTCACTCGTTTCCCCACCACGTGCAACTCTCTCACGCTTGTTTCCCTCCCGCGAACGCATCAGCTCCCCGTTTCCCGCCCCCGCACGCACGCAGCTGCTCTCGCGCGGCGTCCGCTTGGACGCCCAATCGTGCCTAGGCGACGCCTTCCAACGCAAGGCGATGACATACAGCCTTCGGTCGTGGAGAGCCCGACGACCAACTTCAAAAATCGCCCGGACATGGTACACTCCATCCCACCCTCTCAGTTCATGAAATATCACATCCAAGGCCAGAATAGACATTATAGTGCATCCTTGTGAGGTTTAGACCTTGAACTTGAGAGCTTTGAGAAATTGGGCTATTGTTCCCTTTATATTGGTGATCGAGCTAGAGCACTTGAGGTCTTCATAACCTTCTAGTGAAGGCGTGGTGGCCTTCTAGATGACAACGCTCTGTTCTCTAAGCGACCTCGTATCGATGTGCGGGGGACGAGAAGACATCCCTCGTGTAGAGAAGCTCTCGACATCAAGATGACCAAAAGAGCCGGGTGACAGTGGTGAGACTTCGTGATTCACAGTACTAGCCTTCGATTGGTTAGTAGCTGCCTTGTGTGGCAAATCCAACACCGTGACCGGGAGCATACCTCAGTGGAGCTCTCAACGTAGATTATGGGTCGTAGTTTGGCAATCGATACAACAAGATATATCGCCACGTCTCAAAGAGTTTACCCTCTATAACTTCAACTATTTACTATGTTTAttgttttcgcttgtgctttgcttttgTGGCATTTACCTCTCTAGATTAGATATAGACTTAGTTGATAGGATTGCctctaggttgctaaactttttttAGAAATGAGGGTAAGTTAGAGCGCACAAGAGAAAACTTAAATGAGCATGTCGTTGGGCCAGGGGTGGTTTATGGTTTTTCTAGTCGTTAGTTTAATTTGGGCCCTAGAATTTAAGTTTAAATTAGACATATAATTTAACCACGTACTCCTGGAGGCTCACGGGACTTTATTACAACTGCTAACATGACAGAAGCAGGGAAAAAGACAAGTGGCTACGATATCACATTATTAGAGTTTGTCATACTTGTCGATTAGTCCAGTTTACGGACAGATCGAGCTAAGCTAGGTTATCCCGTGTCAACGATGACAACCTTTAAATGGTACGCTCGAGGTAAGAAAATACGTTAGTGTGGACTCAGTTCAATTTATATGGTGGTAAATCtgaataaggccttgtttagttctcctcctaaagtttactccatatcccatcaaatgtttggacacatgcatgcagTATTAAATggagactaaaaaataactaattgcacagcttgcgactaatttgcgagacgaatcttttaagcctaattagtccataatttaacaatgtggtgctacaataatacatgtgctaatgaagaattaattagacttaataaattcgtctcgcggattactgacggattctgtaatttatttttttattaatatccgaacactcCATGCGACACCCCGTGTAACACCCGATGTAGCActccaaaactttacaccctggatTTAAATAAGGCATAATTTACTTTTATTCAGTACATATGAAATACTATTGAGTACTCCATAGTACTGTATATCTCATGTAAAGTGGAAGTGTTTGTGTCTACTGTCGACCAACTGAGTCAACAACTGGGCCGGAGCTCAACACGGCCCGCCTCTTCTTGCTTGTCGGCCGGTTTCACTGTCGACTACTCAATATGGTTGGCATCGTAAACAGATCCCAGATTCTCAAGTGAGCACAATCAGTTCTGATAGCCACATTTGAATGAATACCCGTCAAACAATGCGTGACGAACACACGCCACTGACTAAACAAACCGACGTTTCCAGTCTGGGACTACTGACAGCAACAACTGAATGAAGTTGCAAGTACCGAGTCGTAGTTTTATTCTGCCACTCTAGGAAAGAGAAAAGCCTCGAGAGTGGCTACCGACACACATCAACGACAACAAACCGTTCCGTCCCCATCGATCAGGAACACAACAGTCGATTACAGACTTGAGTTAAGTCGTCATCCGCACAGCAGGGTGCGTGACACACTCAACACAGACACAAACACAAACACAGCAGCAAATTCCCGGGGCACGCACGGGCGGCGCACACATCCTTGGCCGGCTTTGCCGGCCGATGACGGCCATGCGCATTCGATTAGGCGTCGGACCAGATGACGGGAACCACGCCGATGTTAGAGTCGAGCCCGAGCGCGTCCCAGACGGCCTGGGACGTGTCGACGATGTTGTTCTTGCAGCCGTGGTGGGAGTCGCACTCGTCGACGACCCGGGCCACCACGGTGCGCCCGGTCTGCGTGCTCGTGATACGGATGGGCTTGAAGCACCGGCTCCCGCCCGCGTACCACCCCGTGGACAGCGCCGTGATCAGGTCCTTGTTGCTGTGGTAGTGCCCGTCGCACTCCGATGGGCCTCCGCCGGACCCGCCCTTCTCAAACGAGTTCACCGTCATCATCGCGGGCGTACCACCGTTGGGCGACACGGCCGGGGACGAGCAGCGGTGGTCCTTGTGCCGCGGCAGGGCCGAGTCCCCGCACGGGTCCGGGTCGTGGTGGTGCCGGGCCACGGCGCACCACGACGCCTGCAGAAGCAGGACAGCAACGGCCAGGAACGCAAGCTTGGTGCTCGCCATTATTGCTGTGCGCCCCTGCGCTGCTTGCCTGCTTTTGGCTGGCTTACTAGATTTAGCTAGCCGTGCGTGCACTTGCTTCAGCTATGAGCATTGAGCGGTTTAAATAAGCAGGCGCGTGCGGCAGGCCAGGGATAGTATGCAAGTGTCAAATAGCACCTCTTGTTTGAGGACTGCGATACGAATCCTTTTCTTTCTTACTTAGACAAGTACGATACTCTTCCGGTACACTCGATAGCCGATAATACCAGGACAAGTTCGCTGCAACAAGGATGCTTTTGGATTTGATGGTGTCGCTAATGTGTTACGACGGTAATACCTAAGGGGTAGAAAGTGTGAGAAGGTCGGCCGTCGACCGTTACGACACGAGCGATTCGCCGGAGTACTAGATTTGCTGCTACATACAAGTTTTAAAGTTTCCTGGCCTTTTCCGTCATGCCATCTCGCCCCGGCCTCTACTGAATTTAGCACGGATGATAGTGATTTGTGTGCGTTCAAATTTTGATTGAACTTGAGGAAACTACGTTATGAACCTCAGGAGCCAAATTTTCAGGTAATTAAGCCAACCAACTTATAACTTGACCGTTCGCTCATTCAAACTACGGTAAATTTGCGTTCGGGGTTAGCAGTGATCCTTAAATTTATCTCAGATTCTCACATTCAGATTCACACCCactcaataatggagatgagtgggatgtGTTTGCTTTAGCTCAAAAGGATGTTTTGCCAatcaaaatgtgcaagagagtgagctagagccagcctcAAGCCTTAAATAGGGAGCCCAATGCTCTACTAGCCGTTACCCACGGGGGCCTGACCAGACGCCCcttacgggctgaccggacgtgcTGCTCGCGGCGTCCAGTCGTCCTGCACCGTCCACGCGTCCCTCGACTTTCATCCATGGCCATTGATCCCCAACAGCGTACGCACGCGTGTTAAGTGGTGACCGAATGCGATgccgtcctgaccggacgcgccagccCGCGGCACCCGGTCACTGTCCAGAGAGCACCCGAGAGGAATTaatttgaccggacgcgtccggtccacggtgaccggacgcgcccgaCGTCCGATCGCTGCCTCACCTTTTCCTTCGACCGCCGAGCTGTCCTGACCAGATGCGCCAGCAGTGGCACCATCATGTCCAGGTCACTGACTGCGCCTGCGTCCGATCGCCGCTACGTTTCTGCCCGTGCCTCGATcaatcgaccggacacgtccggtccccaCGTCCCGTCACAGGTAAGTGtcccttttcttctcctttctaTTCaaccttgcttccaacttgctaaccaccaagtatatacctcatgtgcacgtgtgttagcattttttaaaGCATTTTGCAAGGGTTAGATGTTAGCACattaggtcctaatgcatatgcatgaacaatatcacctagtggcacttgataaccgtaATTACCGAGAATTTTCccacttaatagtacggctatcaatcctagaccactcacaccctctatggtgtcttgagtgcaaacaaAAATGgctctataggttatacctttgtcttgagcccatttttatttttctctttcttcttttccaaagaggagcacttgatccatcttttggccatcaccttcaccatgaccatcatctagctccaccacttggattggaccaccttatctaattcacacacttagatcaaaggttagtcctagggtttcatcaattatccaaaaccaaactagggcatTCACCTCTCCCGGGGTCAGACCGCCTGGAATGGATAGGGAGTAGTTGAAGGCCATCGAGTAGGCCTGACAGAAGACAGACATGCACCACTCGCTTTGCTAGGATGGAAAGGATAGCCATCCCTCAGGACGCGGGATCTGGGGGCACGCGCTCAGCCCTGTGCATAGGCAAGACAACACTACCCAGCGGTGACGTCAGCTACGGCGCCACGCTGGCCACACTTAAACGCGACAAGGCAGGCATACGACTGAaatgtccttgtgtggttttggtaattgagtgacaacctaggtggactaattgtgtttatgtgagatacataggtaattagtccacaggtacatgtgtgtgagcaacatatgccatgaaggtgaaaatggcttggagatgttgcaaagctcacacatgtgatgatgaaggagctcattgcacatgagacatgacattgagtcatgtgatcaaggtggagaagatcaagacaagacttggcttgatggaccggttgcaagcgtgaagggcaagtcggaggctttggagcgatggaccgcgtggcggtgaagcttgagcaagactaggtgccgatggacgaaggcaacggtgaaaagcaagtaaagtcaagatcgatgaaccaatatgatcacgtgatgatatgaagtggatcatatcattgttgatcgtgttgatgcatgtgttgcatcgacattgaaggagatggaatggaatgcgcaaggcaaagatataacctagggcatttcatttcaccggtcataggtgtgtagagaagtttatgaccgggtttaggatagatggccgtactatcaagaggggcaaacttgtttgcatatcggtcatctagtgccactcgagtgatctaactttacatcgtcgctaggattgagtggcgtggcaagttgagtggctaatcctttgaaaaatgattgtgaaaatgctaacacacatacacatggtggtgttggcacatttacaaaggagatgaagttggagttgatgtggatcaactcggcgatggaacggaggtgagaagggttcggaactccaccggcagagtgtccgccgtagagtgcagacagtccgatggtgccactggtgccctgttccgaaaagatagggtctcacagagtggaccggacactggtcacatagtgaccggacgctgggttccagcgtccggttagtagtggcagtcagcgggaAGGCGTCGGTCTtctaccggacgctggcgctggaagtgactgaacgctgacagggtgcgtccggtcaaggtgacgtgtgatgacgcaggcagagcagtattgctagaggtgaccggacgctagtgctgtgtccgatcgtgaccgaccggacgcgtccggtcatgtccggtaccttactggaaacgaccggacgctggggttgctgcgtctggtcagttcaagcTGGTACGTCCGGTCGTcagatgactgttgagatcggatgaacaacgtttgaagaaggggacacgtggcgtgcatcgcatgaccggacgctgaggtctagcgtccggtcgatctgaccggagcgtccggtcgacccgacagttgctcagtgaaggggtaacggctagtttagcccttggggctataaatagaagtggccttcgaccatggctggtgttgagcacctcgagggactttgtgtccatgcttgagagtgcttgggatccctccatctcacacatacttgatagtgatcatccgattatgtgagtgagcgattctagtgcgattgcatcgtgtggttgcatcgagtggcactaggtgatcgagttgcaagccggtggtgcttgttactcttagaggttgccacctgctagacggcttggtggtggtctccgtcgaagcccgcaagaagcttgtgcggcgctccggagaagtgatttgtgaggggcattgtgctcgccccgcgggagccgcaaagagcaactttagtaaagcgtgtcattgagttaccctcacttccggggtaggttcttgcggtgcccgacgtgcgggcttggcgggtgatgccaattagccgtcgaaccaccaagtgagcagtcgacacaacaaggactagcgtgttggcaaacacgtgaacctcgggagaaaaatcatcgtatcaaccttgttcttcctgttggtttacatccctgttacacaagcttgcgattattttcatatacattaagcttgtgttgttgctcttgtgattagttagcttgtgtagcttactagttaccttcttgcttgtgtagcatagaagtagcttgcttgcgtggctaatttggtttgtgtaaccttgttagtcacattgcttagtttatgtagctaagtaatttcactctctaatttggcattggttgccttgttattgagcattgctagtgagcattaggtggctttatgcttttgcttactagcatgtgtaggagctctcttgttgcgtaaagtactagtggcataggtttgtgtgaccttgctcctagaattagttaggtgagctctagctagcccgacacctttgttgcttgattagtatctttggaaggtgctagagaacatagatagaggggtgtagtcttggctagaccgatcgttttaattccgcacttgtttcggttagctgacgcgattaattttagaaaagactattcaccccccctctagtccgccatctcgaccctttcaacgaCCCACCCACTATGGAATGGGTCGCACACCCTAGAATCGACCTCTTAAGGTCGTCCAAGCCAGCAGGAATCTCAACCTCCCCCCCCCCCGAGTCGAGGTCAACGATGCTATGACTAGGAAAGGCAACCAATGACCCAAGAACGTACATCTACCCCCTCACCATCGCCATGACTCCATCTCCGATTTCTAGAGGACAAGGACAATGACCACGACGCTAGCAACAAGCCCATGCCACACAGGATAGTTGGTGAACCACTACCATCCCCACAGTGCTGCCACGATCAGCATGACGACATCACATCAAGCCACGCCATGGCATGGGGAGCAAGGACACAACACCAAGCTCAGACGTGCTTCGACAAGGTAGAATGGATTGTCGTCCAAGACATGTAGCTTTCTCCCTCTCATGGGTTCTCGGCCACTCGGGTTGGGAGAACCTACCTCTCTTCTGTGACCTAGCCCCCAGACTCTATATAAGGGGAGccagcactactacagaaatcttAATGGAGGCGGACAAAAacgattaatggaggcgggcattgcaaccatctccaatcaaaggtcacggttaatgtGGATTAATGGAGGCGATTGTTTTGCCCACCtccaaaaataaattaaaaaaaagaaggaaaaagccCACAACCTGAACCGGGCCTAGGCCTGGATCTGGGctgcgccgccgctgctgccgctgcAGGGGGAGCTCGATCCACCGCAGGCGAGCTTGATCTGCCGCAGGGGAGCTTGATCTGCGCCGGGGGAGCTCGATCCGTCGCTGTAGTGGAGCCTGCCACCGCTGGAGGAGATCCGCACCCGCGCACATGGCCGGTTCCGCCCACGCCGAGGCCAGATCTAGCCTCCCCGTGAGCCACCGTCACCGGATCCGCCCACGCCAGGGTtggatccggcctccccgtgcGCTAGCGTCGCTGGATCTGCCCGCGTAGGGGCCAGATCTAGTGGAGGCGATGGAGGAGCGCCTCCACGTAGGGAGAGGAAGGGGGAGCGCCGCCACGCTGGGAGAGCGAGGGAGGAGAGCACCACCACACTAGGAGAGGGAGAGCGCCGCCACGCTAGGAGAAGGAGGGGTGCTGCCTAGcacgagggagaggaaggggagctACGAGGAGGGAGGAGAGAGTGCCGCCACACTGGGAGAAGGAGAGGCGCCTCCCGGCAcaagggagaggaaggggcaCCGCGAGGAGGGAGGAGGTCACTGAGGGAGGAGGGGCGTTGCTCGGGGTCATGAGCAGGGCACCGTTATCGGGCTCAGAGGGAGGAGGCGTGAGGAACAGTGAGGCATGAGAAAGAGTGAATGAGAAACCCTAAGTGCCTGTATTTATACTCGAAACAGTTATCGGGCCTCGCTTGGGCCTGTGGGCGTTAGCCTTTTTGGAGGTGGGCCTCATAGTGATCCCGACTCCGAAAATAGATTTATGGAGGCGGGCACCTTAAGACGACCACCTCCGAAAATAGGCTATTTTTGGAGACAGTTGTCTTAAGgcgcccgcctccgtaaatcaattTTACGAGGCGGGCAAACGCGaccgcctcggtaaataaaaatgcccgcctccgttaatagccTAGCTTTTTAGGAAGCGGTTGGATTTTGTGTCTGCCTCCGTTAATGTTTGGGCACCGTCTtctaaaatcatttgtgtagtagtgtaggCCTCCCTACCAAGGGAGAGCAACTCCATATCGATTCTCCCTGCCTCGAATCCCTTAGCTTACATACCACCATTGTAAGTCCTttccgtaaatcgattttacgAGGCAGGCAAATGCGACCGCCTCGGTAAATAAgaatgcccgcctccgttaatagccCAGCTTTTTAGGAAGTGGTTGGATTTTGTGTCCGTCTCCGTTAATGTTTGGGCACCGTCTTCTAAAattatttgtgtagtagtgtaggCCTCCCTACCAAGGGAGAGCAACTCCATATCGATTCTCCCTACCTCGAATCCCTTAGCTTACATACCACCATTGTAAGTCCTCAGAGCACTTGAACCGAGGAACACGAACTCGCCACcctctctgagactggacgtagggctcctgcctaaaccagtataatttCCTTATGTCTTGAGTGCTACCATCGTCCTCCTAGAGCAGCACGGCGCATATAAATATACTCGTCGGtcttcaaaacaccgacaagacTACATGTACATTATTGTTAAGGAGTTTCAATAATTTTTGAACTAATTTACTTTtttgtaattttaatgatttatgcatagTTAGAGAAATTGTAATTTGTTGGGTGCCAACTGGCAAAGAAATTGCACAACCCCTAAGAAAATAGTAGTTTTTCTTGATGGTTAAGAATAACACTCAAGAAAATTACCAATTTTCTTGACTGTTTATACTAAGTACACTCAAGGAAATGTGTAGTTTCCTACGTGTAGTTCCCTTGGTCCTTAGAAACCGCCAAGAAAACATCCATATTCATTGGTGAGGTTTACAT harbors:
- the LOC136538888 gene encoding putative ripening-related protein 6; translated protein: MASTKLAFLAVAVLLLQASWCAVARHHHDPDPCGDSALPRHKDHRCSSPAVSPNGGTPAMMTVNSFEKGGSGGGPSECDGHYHSNKDLITALSTGWYAGGSRCFKPIRITSTQTGRTVVARVVDECDSHHGCKNNIVDTSQAVWDALGLDSNIGVVPVIWSDA